The Spirochaetota bacterium genome contains the following window.
TGCTCGTTCCCTTTTTCGAAGAGTGTGTTACCCAGGTAATCTATCACCGCCGAATCGCCGCAGTAGGAAACGCCGTTGCCGTCCATGCCGACGCGGTTCACGCCGATAACATAGCACTGGTTCTCGATGGCCCGGGCCCGGAGGAGCGCCCTCCAGTGGGGCGCACGCCTCTCGGGCCAGTTGGCCACGTACACCGCGATGTCGTATTCAAGGCCCTTGTTACGGGACCACACGGGAAAGCGGAGGTCGTAGCAGATAAAGGGCCTGATCTTCCAGCCGTTCAGCTCGATCACGGTCTTGGCGCTCCCCGCCGTGTAAACCTTATCCTCCCCGGCCATGCGGAAGAGGTGGCGCTTGTCGTAGGTGATGACCGTGCCGCCGGGCCGCGCCCAGAGGAGGCGGTTGTAATACCGGCCCCTCTCCTTTATGGCCACGCTCCCGGCTATATCGGCGTCCTTATCCCGAGCCCACTCCGCGAGACGCATCACCGTGATGCCGCCCATCTCCTCCGCGCATGATGCCGGGTCCATGGTGAACCCGGTGGAAAACATCTCAGGGAGGAGCACCAGGTCCGTGGGCTCACTGAGGCCCCTTATAATCCTGTCAAAGCTGGCGCAGTTTGCGCTGGCGTCGTGCCACGCCAGGTCCGCTTGTATGATGGTGACGTTTAAATCCTGCATAGGCGCTCCCCAGCCCCCTTAAGGGTTTCATCCTTCTTGGCAAAGCAGAAGCGGAGCACCTTGTTGTCCCTGTTGTCATGATAGAAGACAGACGGCGGTATGGCCGCAACGCCGTGCTCGATGGTCATCCGCCGGGCAAAGGTCGTATCAGCCTCGTCGGTGATGCCAGAGTAATCCAGCATCTGGAAATAGGTGCCCCTGCTGGGAACGACCTTGAAGCGGGAGCTTTTTATCAGGGAAAGGAACAGGTCCCTCTTTGCCTCGTAGAACTTCGGCACCGCCAGGTATTTTTCCTTCTTTTCCATGAACTTCGCATAGG
Protein-coding sequences here:
- a CDS encoding amidohydrolase, with translation MQDLNVTIIQADLAWHDASANCASFDRIIRGLSEPTDLVLLPEMFSTGFTMDPASCAEEMGGITVMRLAEWARDKDADIAGSVAIKERGRYYNRLLWARPGGTVITYDKRHLFRMAGEDKVYTAGSAKTVIELNGWKIRPFICYDLRFPVWSRNKGLEYDIAVYVANWPERRAPHWRALLRARAIENQCYVIGVNRVGMDGNGVSYCGDSAVIDYLGNTLFEKGNEQCAATVSLSFDDLAEYRRAFPAWKDADEFTLS